GCAAATTCACAATGCCATGCGTCCTTTGATCGGACTTGAGACCGACCCCGAAGACCCAAGTGTTAAAAAGACTTACCTCAAGGCCCTGGACCAACTACTTGCCGGCGTGTCACCTGTGAGCATTAACTTTGGCTCCCTTATTCGCGAGCGCACCACTGCCAAGCGCCTTTTCATGTTAGTGGCCCAGATGGTCAAATACATTGACAGTGAGACGCCTATTCGGTTTCTCATTGCGGAAACCGAAAGCAGCTTTACCTCTATTGCCGCGCTTTACTTTGCCAAGCTCTTTAAAGTGGAAGAACACGTCGATCTTTCACCCCTTTTAGAGACTACCCGGGCCCTTGTCCGCGGGGCGCGCATTGTCGATGAAATGCTTGCCAATTATCACTACAAAAACTACGTGCTTTTGCGCGGGCGCCTTTGTGTGCAAACTGGTTTTTCAGACGCCGGGAGGCACCTTGGTCAGCCTGCAGCAGGTTTTGCCATTGAAAACTTTCGCCGTCGCCTGGCCAAGGTCATCGAAAAACATAAGTTGAGCGATGTTGAGCTGGTGATTTTTAATACCCACGGGGAATCCATTGGGCGCGGGGCCCATCCCGCAAACTTTACTTCCCGCCTGGCTTACATTATGCCTCCCAAGAGCCGGGTAGAACTCAGCCAAAAAGTAGCGGCCCTTAAAGAAGAATTCTCCTTTCAGGGTGGAGATGGCTACCTTTACTTTTTGAATCCCTATCTTGCGCTGAGCGTGCTTGCCCGCATTTTTGAGTTCGCCAGGGAAACTTTTGCCCCTGAAGATCCCTTTTACCAGGAGTGGGACTACGTCTTTGAGTTTTTTACTACGGTGCAGCAGTTCAACGAACGCATCATGCAAGACCCGGTCTATGCCTCTCTTTTAAACGACTACGGCCGCAATTTTATCTTCCCCACGGGCTCAAGGGCGCTTAAACGGCAGTTTGAAGTGGAAAAAACGCTTCTTACCGCTGCGGAGATAAGGGCTATTCCCCACAACGCCATCTTGCACCAGTTGGGTCTTCTGGCCAACACAATCGGAGGCATGGGGCAGGCAGTTCGTCGCAACCCGGATCAATTTATCCGTTTTCAACAAAAGTCCTGGCGTTTCAGGCAACTGGTTTCCATGGCGGAGTACGCCCTTTCTTTGTCAGATTTTTACGCCTTTGCAGGCTATTTACACCTGCTTGATCCGGAATTCTGGCTCATGCTTGCAGCCAAGGCCTCAAATCCCCTTCAGGCCCAGGAACTCCGTCGTGTGGCGGATTCTTTAGAACCCCTTGATAGGCATGCCGGCTTTTCTCGGATCGGACGCCTTTTTTACCGGGATTTACTCAACTTTGCCGAGGTGCTTGGGGCTATTCATGCTGTGAAGAAAAGGGCAGACTCCATAATCTATGAGCGCGAAGGCCTTTGGATGGATGAAGAGATAAGAGACGACCTTGAGATACTTCATGCCCTGCGCCAGGCCATAATCTACCAAATATTTACCCTTGCGGTGCAAATCCCAGAGTTCAGCCCCCAGAGGGGCACTACCAGGGAAGAAATTATTGAACGTATCCTGCACCTAGATGTAGAATCTGCGGTGAAGGTGCTCAAGCAAATTTTCCCTCTCCTGGAGCCTGGGGCTTTGAGTGATGACTTTGGCGAAAAGGCCACTTACCAGACCGAAGACCAGCTTGGCTACTGGCAGGAGCACCAGAACATCTTCAACCCCCTGGAATCACTTTACCGCCTGGTAAAGCGCATTACCGGTGGCGTAACCCATATCATCGGCGCTTTTGGTTAGCCTTTTTTCATGCTAAGCAGTACTGGCAAAACCTGATGGCGTTTGATTTTTCGTGTAGAGGTTTTGGGAAGCTCTTCATCCCAGATGACAAACTGTTTCACCCTCTTATAACCAGCTACCTTTTCCATAGCCTTTTTAACCTCTTTGGCAATGATTTCCCTTACGTCGTCTTCGCTTAGCTTTTCCTTGGCAAAATGGCGGTCAATTTCTTCGTAATCAGGCACGATCACCGCGGCCACCTCTTCGCCTCCACGATCAGTGGGAATACCATAGACCATGCTTTCCAATATGAAGGGACTGCGGTTAAGGTAAAACTCAACTTCTTCGGGATAGACGTTTTTACCTGCCGGAGTGACGATAAGGTTTTTGGCGCGACCGCAGATATAAAGATATCCGTCGTCATCTACGTACCCCAGATCACCTGTGTGCAAAAAGCCTTCATCATCAATGGCCTCGCGGGTGGCCTCTGGATTCTGATAATATCCCTGCATGATCATAGGGCCTCGAAAACAAAGCTCCCCCACGCCATTTTGATTGGGATGGGCGATTTTTACTTCTACTTCTGGAAGAGGCAGCCCTATGCTTTCGCCCTTTGGAGCGTGGACAGGATTAAGAGTAAGCACCGGGCTTGCTTCGGTTAGGCCATAGCCCTGAAGAATTTTAATGCCCAGGCGCTTGAATTTGTGAAAAACAAAGGGCGGAAGCGGTGCGCCTCCAGAGACAAAATACTTGAGGTGTCCAAGGCCAGCTTTTTCTCTTAGTTTAGCAAAAAGGGCCTTGGCGGCTTCGTCTTCGCGTCCCAACTTTGCTGCTATTTCCACGGCTTTGAGTAGCCCTTTCATAAGGGCGCGGCGATGAGGAGGGGCCTGTCTTATTTTGCGTTCGATACCTTCAATCATTTTTTGAAAAAGAAGGGGCACCCCTATCATAACTGAGGCCCGAGAGTTACGGAGATCTTCGATAATGTCGCGGGATTTGAGACTGCGGGCATAAGTGATGTGAAGCCCTGCATAAAGGGGCAAGATAAAGCCTCCAGTGCACTCAAGGGTATGGTGCATGGGCAAAACAGAAAGGATATTGTCCCCCGGACCAAGGTCTATTACCTGGTAAACCACCGCCACGTCAGACATAATGTTTTCATGAGAAAGCATCACGCCCTTGGCTTTGCCTGTGGTTCCGGAGGTATAAATAATGGCGGCGGTGTCTTTTAGTTTGGGGCGTTTGGGCTCCCCTTTGGCCTTTTTTCCGCGCGCAAGAAAGGCTTCAAAGCTTTCTACTCCCTCGGGGGGAGGCACATCAGGATCAAGCAAGATTATTTTTTTGAAATGATGCTCTTCGTTTACCTCGAGGATGGTGTCTAAAAACTTGCGAGCTACAAATACTACTTTGGTCTTGGTGTCAGCGAAAATATGGCGAAACTCATGGGGTTTAAGAAGGGAGTCAATAGGCACGCATATTCCTCCGGCAGAGGTAATGCCAAGGTAGGCTTGCCCCCATTCTGGTGAGTTCGGGCCCAGGATGGCGCATTTATCACCCTTTTTTATACCGATGCTGTGGAGAGCTTTGGCAAGGAGTCTGACCCTGAAACCGAGCTCATCGTAGGTTAGATGCTGATAGCTACCATTGCGAAACACGGAAAGGGCTTTTCTAGGCCCGAAATCCCGTGCTGATCTCTCAACCATTTCAGGGATAGTAAAGATGCCGCGATGTTCCCGCAGCACAGAGCTTTGTTTCATAAGTCCCTCCCGGTATCCTTGCCCCTTAAGAGCAGCTTTACTGATAACGGGCTTTAGTCTTCCTGACAACTAATTTGCCATAGTTTTGTAACCTTTACATCCACCAATGTTTCATTGTGAGCTTCCCTTGCTACGGAACGAAAAATGTAAACAATTGCTATTACCAGGAGCTAAAACGGGCGACACTTAAGCATTATCATTGCAAACGCCTTTTTGCGTGTCATTGCGAGCGAAGCAATCTCATGTAGAAGAGTTTGTAGAGGTTCTAAAGGTTTTAGAGGTTGTCGAGGTTTGGATTGAATGGTATCGAAAAGCACTATTTTTGTCAGTCATTGCGAGCGAACACAGTGAGCGAAGCAATCTCGGTAAGTGAAGGGACAGGGATCGTGCGGGGTACAAGTTGCCTCGCGATGGCACCAGCGGAAATGACATGCTTCCATTCCTGTGAAAATGGTTTTAGCAAAATTGTCGAGCTCCGTGTTGCAAGTACAAGCGCGGGATCCCCTAAGAAAGGCAAATTTCCAGAAACTTTTCGGCCTTGAAGCTCCAGTCTTCTTTGGCAAGAACTTCCTCAGGGACTTTGGCAGGCTTTTGTTTTAAGGCGTTAAGGATTTGTTTTTCCCAGTCTTCTTTGGTTTCTGCGATAAAAAGATAGTCTTTCCACTTGAGAATTTCTGGCAAGGGTGCGGCTACTATCGGCTTACCAGAGGCAAGGTATTCTTTGAGTTTAAGGGGGTTTATGGTCTTAGTGAATTCATTTACCAGGTAGGGAAGAATTAAAACGTCTAGCTCTTGCAATACATTAGGCACCTTTTCATAAGGAACCGGGCCAACGTGAAAAAAATTAGCGAACTTTGAGAAAGACGTAAGATCTATTTCATTTCGACCGATAAAGACAAAACTAACCTTTTTGAGTTTGGCGACTAAAAATTCTAGGAAAGACCAGTTAAGCCGTGCATCAATAAGCCCCACATAACCTACGCGGGGCTTGGGAATTTGAGCCAAGGATTGAGACTTCGATTTTTTAGCCTCCCAAAAACGTTTTAGATCCAAGCCGTGTGGTAACAAAAAGGTGGGCTTTTTTCCTCTGACTAGCTTATGATAGAGCTTTTCTGACGTGGCAATAAAAATATCGGCTTTTTTTATGAGCTCTTTTTCCATTTGAAGGACGAGATCTTTTTCATGCCCGGGCCATTCGGCAAAATCATCCACGCAGTAATAAACCACCCGCCTTTCTTCAAAGGCCCCAATATAATCACAGGCATTGGGTACCGTGGTAACTAAAATAGGCCTTGATAAGCCGCGTCTTTTGAGCTCTTCCTGCACGGCATTTATCACGGCTCTTTTATTGAAGGCGCGAAAAGGGCCTTTATTGTAAGGGA
This DNA window, taken from Thermodesulfatator atlanticus DSM 21156, encodes the following:
- a CDS encoding phosphoenolpyruvate carboxylase translates to MWREVFNQVVKIQKGPLVPETVCFKPVDEWTDITTLYEDLRLHLKHFRLVTDENPFANPILLLAVNLARRLDKGEVTFSALEQLIQFLDAKAFMVRAERLARYVGTTDPLENLKSLQEFLENLEGLCEKKDFALFAQEVAKEPFGIVITAHPTFALREDLMHLLSDLASGRNVAGVPLSKEQVEDIIKQALWREHLPDPQITLEKEHHLALEAIANIKKALLRFYDLVFKVAQRQFPDKWWEIRPRLITVASWVGYDLDGRRDIDWAKSFAFRLEERKLALNNYRQTLQHIIELLPITSETEDIRGILAQVLQTLEENLAGLDEEISAFQNASQDLEVYFEELRQVAKRMYQGLPRRLTKPSILCAALDAAIEAAKKFPEIQHRLCLLRTEIDVFGLGLSHIHVRLNSKQIHNAMRPLIGLETDPEDPSVKKTYLKALDQLLAGVSPVSINFGSLIRERTTAKRLFMLVAQMVKYIDSETPIRFLIAETESSFTSIAALYFAKLFKVEEHVDLSPLLETTRALVRGARIVDEMLANYHYKNYVLLRGRLCVQTGFSDAGRHLGQPAAGFAIENFRRRLAKVIEKHKLSDVELVIFNTHGESIGRGAHPANFTSRLAYIMPPKSRVELSQKVAALKEEFSFQGGDGYLYFLNPYLALSVLARIFEFARETFAPEDPFYQEWDYVFEFFTTVQQFNERIMQDPVYASLLNDYGRNFIFPTGSRALKRQFEVEKTLLTAAEIRAIPHNAILHQLGLLANTIGGMGQAVRRNPDQFIRFQQKSWRFRQLVSMAEYALSLSDFYAFAGYLHLLDPEFWLMLAAKASNPLQAQELRRVADSLEPLDRHAGFSRIGRLFYRDLLNFAEVLGAIHAVKKRADSIIYEREGLWMDEEIRDDLEILHALRQAIIYQIFTLAVQIPEFSPQRGTTREEIIERILHLDVESAVKVLKQIFPLLEPGALSDDFGEKATYQTEDQLGYWQEHQNIFNPLESLYRLVKRITGGVTHIIGAFG
- a CDS encoding AMP-dependent synthetase/ligase; the protein is MKQSSVLREHRGIFTIPEMVERSARDFGPRKALSVFRNGSYQHLTYDELGFRVRLLAKALHSIGIKKGDKCAILGPNSPEWGQAYLGITSAGGICVPIDSLLKPHEFRHIFADTKTKVVFVARKFLDTILEVNEEHHFKKIILLDPDVPPPEGVESFEAFLARGKKAKGEPKRPKLKDTAAIIYTSGTTGKAKGVMLSHENIMSDVAVVYQVIDLGPGDNILSVLPMHHTLECTGGFILPLYAGLHITYARSLKSRDIIEDLRNSRASVMIGVPLLFQKMIEGIERKIRQAPPHRRALMKGLLKAVEIAAKLGREDEAAKALFAKLREKAGLGHLKYFVSGGAPLPPFVFHKFKRLGIKILQGYGLTEASPVLTLNPVHAPKGESIGLPLPEVEVKIAHPNQNGVGELCFRGPMIMQGYYQNPEATREAIDDEGFLHTGDLGYVDDDGYLYICGRAKNLIVTPAGKNVYPEEVEFYLNRSPFILESMVYGIPTDRGGEEVAAVIVPDYEEIDRHFAKEKLSEDDVREIIAKEVKKAMEKVAGYKRVKQFVIWDEELPKTSTRKIKRHQVLPVLLSMKKG
- a CDS encoding glycosyltransferase; translation: MPSYDVSFVVFADDWGEHPSSCQHIFKYIVRDYPVVWVNTIGMRLPRLTLQDAQKAAKKLKRMFFTASKAKAPLKLPENLSVLQPFMIPYNKGPFRAFNKRAVINAVQEELKRRGLSRPILVTTVPNACDYIGAFEERRVVYYCVDDFAEWPGHEKDLVLQMEKELIKKADIFIATSEKLYHKLVRGKKPTFLLPHGLDLKRFWEAKKSKSQSLAQIPKPRVGYVGLIDARLNWSFLEFLVAKLKKVSFVFIGRNEIDLTSFSKFANFFHVGPVPYEKVPNVLQELDVLILPYLVNEFTKTINPLKLKEYLASGKPIVAAPLPEILKWKDYLFIAETKEDWEKQILNALKQKPAKVPEEVLAKEDWSFKAEKFLEICLS